From Candidatus Syntrophoarchaeum caldarius, the proteins below share one genomic window:
- a CDS encoding transcriptional regulator, with protein sequence MGRRPEKEVVKWLTLEELNEEIRSRKVCAEVLRKLFFIKELYKGAAVPKAAKEVGVSKVIGYVWLENWNEKGLEGLKPNYGGGRPSELTEEQKEELKKILEKRDDWTTREVRELINEEFGVEYSIRHLSRILKSFGMKYSKPYQQDYRRPENAEEELKKT encoded by the coding sequence ATGGGACGAAGACCCGAAAAAGAAGTTGTTAAGTGGCTGACCCTGGAAGAGCTGAACGAAGAGATTCGAAGTAGAAAAGTATGCGCAGAAGTCCTCAGAAAACTTTTCTTCATCAAAGAACTCTACAAAGGAGCAGCTGTTCCAAAAGCAGCTAAAGAGGTGGGGGTAAGCAAAGTCATAGGCTATGTGTGGCTTGAGAACTGGAACGAGAAAGGATTGGAAGGACTTAAACCGAATTATGGTGGAGGTAGACCTTCAGAACTGACTGAAGAGCAGAAAGAAGAACTCAAGAAAATACTTGAGAAGAGAGATGACTGGACCACAAGAGAAGTAAGAGAGCTCATCAATGAGGAGTTTGGTGTTGAATACAGCATAAGGCATCTCAGCAGAATACTGAAATCATTTGGGATGAAGTACTCAAAACCCTATCAGCAAGATTACAGAAGACCTGAAAATGCTGAAGAAGAGCTTAAAAAAACTTGA
- a CDS encoding Abortive infection protein, producing MSLNKDINMRPVSHLILTSLLIILAEVSTCLAGPKAGIAFNIAILLLLILQFTFIKDPSSDFTRLFQVMTLIPLYRIITLSIPVELITYEGYLIAVTTSLLAGSLILITVLGISLEDVGMRLRDPILQILCIIAGPFIGYLEWMLLMPSGLEPPIPASLILMLAAFTDELIFRGIIQQSVERAMKNPLFAILLTSTLYATFFVSYASELWLILLVFLTSIFFGYVVSKSGSIAGVLISHALLNIFYLVICPIWM from the coding sequence ATGAGCCTGAATAAAGATATAAACATGCGACCCGTATCTCATCTGATACTTACCTCGCTTTTGATTATCCTCGCTGAGGTCTCAACATGTTTAGCAGGTCCGAAGGCTGGCATCGCATTCAATATCGCAATCTTATTACTTTTGATCCTCCAGTTCACATTCATAAAAGACCCCTCTTCAGATTTTACACGCCTCTTCCAGGTGATGACACTCATCCCCCTCTATCGTATCATAACACTCTCAATTCCTGTTGAGCTCATCACGTACGAGGGGTATCTTATAGCGGTAACGACCTCACTCCTTGCTGGTTCGCTGATTCTGATCACGGTACTTGGAATATCACTCGAAGATGTGGGCATGCGTTTGAGAGATCCTATATTGCAGATACTATGTATCATTGCAGGTCCCTTTATCGGGTATCTCGAATGGATGCTTCTCATGCCATCGGGACTTGAACCGCCAATCCCTGCATCATTGATCCTCATGCTTGCTGCATTCACAGATGAGCTTATATTCAGGGGTATCATCCAGCAATCGGTTGAGAGAGCTATGAAAAACCCCCTTTTTGCGATCCTTCTGACATCAACCCTCTATGCCACATTCTTCGTCTCTTATGCATCAGAGCTGTGGCTCATTCTGCTTGTATTTCTGACCTCGATTTTCTTCGGGTATGTGGTATCAAAGAGCGGGAGCATCGCTGGTGTTCTCATCTCTCACGCTCTCCTTAATATTTTTTACCTCGTCATCTGTCCAATCTGGATGTAA
- a CDS encoding cytotoxin produces the protein MSRKPEIIFSPKFKEIFEKLDFENRERIIKHLKQIEQNPEIGKPLRYSLKGFRSIRIGKYRLIYAIEEDVIRVYAFEHRKGVYK, from the coding sequence ATGAGTAGAAAGCCAGAAATTATCTTCTCTCCAAAGTTTAAAGAGATATTCGAAAAGCTGGATTTTGAAAACCGTGAAAGGATAATTAAGCATCTGAAACAGATAGAGCAGAACCCAGAGATCGGAAAACCCCTCAGATACTCGCTTAAGGGATTCAGATCGATAAGAATCGGAAAGTACAGACTTATCTATGCGATCGAGGAGGATGTGATAAGGGTGTATGCATTTGAGCACAGGAAGGGGGTTTATAAGTAA
- a CDS encoding glycosyl transferase family 2: MAGITASKELTRKKNIENITVIEEFNEEVSSDEKYGSSSAMKILAAIPCYNEEIAIGSVVLKAKNFVDTIIVVDDGSSDDTALIAKEAGATVISHTKNGGKGGAIKTALKYASEHEFDALVLLDGDGQHNPSDIPSLLEPLTENSADMVIGYRSLGQMPFYRRIGRIVLDKVTGAKSIVTDSQCGFRVLNRRTIEALLKKIKTNGFSIESEMLMKAHELGLRIEEREIFCKYGDFDTSTENPVKHGFAVLGSIIQMIVERRPLTYIGIPGLGLILIGFFFGLQLMQLYNQSGYFSLPLTMLSGFFLILGTFGVFMGILLNVISRLTERDKNILEDLHQILNRT, from the coding sequence ATGGCTGGGATCACGGCATCGAAGGAACTGACCAGGAAGAAAAACATTGAAAATATTACTGTTATAGAAGAGTTTAATGAAGAAGTATCTTCAGATGAGAAGTATGGTTCATCCTCTGCAATGAAGATACTTGCTGCAATCCCGTGTTACAATGAGGAGATTGCGATAGGGTCTGTCGTTCTTAAGGCTAAAAATTTTGTGGATACGATTATTGTCGTTGATGACGGTTCTTCAGATGATACGGCTTTGATTGCAAAGGAGGCAGGCGCAACAGTCATATCACACACGAAAAACGGCGGAAAGGGTGGGGCGATAAAGACCGCATTAAAATATGCATCTGAACATGAATTTGATGCACTTGTACTTCTTGATGGTGATGGACAACATAATCCGAGTGATATACCTTCACTTCTTGAACCACTAACAGAGAATTCTGCCGACATGGTCATTGGATACAGAAGTTTGGGGCAGATGCCATTTTATAGAAGGATCGGAAGGATTGTACTTGATAAGGTCACAGGTGCAAAGAGTATTGTTACAGATTCACAATGTGGGTTCAGGGTCCTGAACAGACGAACGATTGAAGCTCTGCTAAAGAAGATCAAGACAAATGGGTTCTCGATCGAGTCTGAGATGTTGATGAAAGCTCATGAGCTTGGACTGAGGATCGAGGAACGTGAGATCTTCTGCAAATACGGTGACTTTGATACCTCAACCGAGAATCCAGTGAAACATGGGTTCGCTGTGCTTGGTTCCATCATTCAGATGATAGTAGAACGAAGACCATTGACATACATAGGAATTCCAGGATTGGGGCTCATTCTGATCGGTTTCTTCTTCGGATTGCAGCTTATGCAGCTCTATAACCAATCAGGCTATTTTTCCCTGCCTCTAACGATGCTTTCAGGATTTTTTCTCATTTTGGGTACATTTGGAGTATTCATGGGAATATTGCTGAATGTGATATCGAGGTTGACTGAGCGAGATAAGAATATACTTGAAGACCTGCACCAGATTCTGAACAGGACCTGA
- a CDS encoding PEP-CTERM bacterial domain protein, whose product MVLVGVLLMMVVTPVVVGVTSTDTVNKVKPGNHQPYIILLMKQGGGDFIRLLPDKSYTVVPDVPLRFKAIYVWKVGLLDNEKRQTVLTEGEEKAVIKAIQKGIESKDQMLGSSVFPKRWKVNITENDGTEVELGSGYGWELKWNLVEVNGNLYLVAWTPPGVVDLYTPSQDKSPFDVAAIWNKWCWGSSILTIEGIVVVPEPTTLALTALGMLGVLGFVRRRREA is encoded by the coding sequence ATGGTACTGGTTGGAGTGCTTCTGATGATGGTGGTTACACCCGTAGTTGTGGGAGTTACTTCTACCGATACAGTGAACAAAGTAAAACCTGGTAATCACCAGCCATATATAATCCTGCTTATGAAACAGGGCGGTGGAGATTTCATTCGGCTTCTACCAGACAAATCATACACCGTTGTGCCTGATGTCCCACTCAGGTTCAAAGCAATATACGTGTGGAAGGTTGGCTTGCTCGATAACGAAAAGAGGCAGACCGTTTTAACAGAAGGCGAAGAGAAGGCAGTAATAAAAGCGATACAGAAGGGGATAGAATCAAAGGATCAGATGTTAGGCTCATCTGTGTTCCCCAAGAGATGGAAAGTGAATATCACCGAGAATGATGGCACGGAAGTGGAATTAGGCTCTGGTTATGGCTGGGAACTGAAATGGAACCTTGTTGAAGTAAATGGCAATTTGTATCTGGTAGCCTGGACACCCCCAGGTGTGGTAGACTTGTATACTCCCTCACAGGATAAGTCGCCATTTGATGTGGCTGCGATCTGGAATAAATGGTGTTGGGGATCATCAATTCTTACAATAGAAGGTATAGTTGTCGTACCAGAACCCACCACTCTCGCTCTGACAGCCCTTGGCATGCTGGGCGTTCTTGGATTTGTCAGAAGGAGAAGGGAGGCGTAA
- a CDS encoding membrane protein has product MATPTVISAIGGSEPGVYAVLLLIGLLSAAEILGAEPDIRKRFAPFMEAYNAIVVPLLFVFSLIVLTRVLMIL; this is encoded by the coding sequence ATGGCAACGCCAACAGTCATATCTGCGATTGGGGGAAGTGAGCCTGGCGTCTATGCCGTGCTGCTCCTCATTGGTCTTCTATCGGCTGCGGAGATTCTTGGTGCAGAACCTGATATCAGAAAGCGATTTGCTCCGTTCATGGAAGCTTATAATGCCATTGTGGTACCGCTTCTATTTGTATTCTCGTTGATTGTCTTAACAAGGGTGCTCATGATTCTCTGA
- a CDS encoding nucleotidyltransferase, producing the protein MMRTHSIGEYQKDDIERKITAVLKRRNEIEFAYLHGSFLEGDFRDIDLAIYSIRQNIFN; encoded by the coding sequence ATGATGAGGACTCACAGTATTGGCGAGTATCAAAAGGATGATATTGAAAGAAAGATAACTGCTGTTTTAAAGAGAAGAAATGAAATCGAGTTTGCATATCTTCACGGCTCATTTTTGGAAGGTGACTTTCGAGATATCGATCTTGCGATTTATAGTATTAGACAAAACATTTTTAACTAA
- a CDS encoding cell surface protein has translation MEIRNLFISYTKKIYEVWSVNHSIIVLGFLIILALCVGSAGATEIWVTDDYLTIQAAVNSASAYDTIIVRDGTYYENVDVNVDHLTIRSENGSGSTTVVGSMPALSAVSTADSNGYGFNGFSDHVFDITADYVNISGFTVTGATSGTWTSGIRVYGADSCTISENNVNGNRHGIRLSGSSNRNIIRDNTVSSNEKYGVYLTSDSTDENEIIQNTLASNEAGVYINNADSNNISCNYIFNNNYGIYLKAGSTDNTIKHNNIIANGKLQDDGSYHWQLYNNQKKDVSATNNWWGTTDNNEIDAGIYDDEEGKGKVTYLPKLEIPSTCAVTEPLTLVMVTLGILGVIGAVYRKREQ, from the coding sequence GTGGAAATTCGCAATCTATTTATATCATACACAAAGAAGATTTATGAGGTATGGAGCGTGAATCATAGTATTATCGTACTCGGGTTTCTTATAATTCTGGCTTTATGTGTGGGTAGTGCGGGTGCGACTGAGATATGGGTGACTGATGATTATTTGACAATTCAAGCAGCGGTGAATAGCGCTTCAGCGTATGATACGATCATCGTGAGGGATGGGACGTATTATGAGAATGTGGATGTGAACGTCGATCATTTAACGATCAGATCTGAGAATGGGTCTGGTTCAACAACGGTTGTGGGAAGTATGCCGGCTCTATCTGCGGTATCTACGGCAGACTCAAATGGTTATGGCTTTAATGGCTTTAGTGATCATGTCTTTGATATAACCGCAGATTATGTGAATATCAGCGGGTTTACGGTGACAGGGGCGACATCGGGCACATGGACATCCGGGATTCGAGTTTATGGTGCTGATTCTTGCACGATATCTGAAAACAACGTAAATGGCAATAGGCACGGAATACGTCTTTCAGGTTCGAGCAATCGGAACATTATCAGAGATAACACGGTAAGTTCAAACGAGAAGTATGGTGTTTACCTAACCTCCGACTCAACTGATGAGAACGAGATCATCCAGAACACGCTGGCTTCAAATGAAGCGGGGGTTTATATCAATAATGCAGATTCCAACAATATCTCCTGCAACTATATCTTCAACAACAACTATGGCATCTATCTCAAAGCTGGATCGACAGATAACACGATCAAACACAACAACATCATTGCAAACGGTAAGCTACAAGATGATGGTAGTTACCATTGGCAGCTTTATAACAACCAGAAGAAGGATGTCAGTGCAACCAATAACTGGTGGGGCACGACCGATAACAACGAGATCGATGCAGGCATCTATGATGACGAAGAAGGAAAAGGTAAGGTAACATATCTCCCGAAGCTTGAGATACCTTCCACGTGTGCCGTCACTGAACCCCTCACGCTTGTGATGGTCACGCTGGGTATTCTTGGTGTGATCGGGGCCGTTTACAGGAAGAGGGAACAGTGA
- a CDS encoding nucleotidyltransferase, with product MAEESAGSIASGLWLQKDQRILALLQFGSTTKREATCRSDLDIAIVAPKIKDPDEMSRLLADAWKNLDTSEPYDIWLFEELPLYMKAQIIENHRVIFCRDLSALYEYLYFYRKLWEDERHRQELEIDQLREILDRI from the coding sequence ATGGCTGAAGAGAGCGCTGGATCGATAGCATCAGGCTTATGGCTACAGAAAGATCAGCGAATCCTCGCGCTGCTCCAGTTTGGCTCAACAACAAAGCGCGAAGCCACGTGCAGAAGTGATCTGGACATCGCCATCGTTGCACCAAAGATAAAAGATCCAGATGAGATGAGCAGACTCCTGGCAGATGCATGGAAAAATCTGGATACCAGTGAACCATACGATATATGGCTCTTTGAAGAACTACCACTCTACATGAAAGCCCAGATCATAGAAAACCACAGAGTCATCTTCTGCAGAGACCTGTCAGCACTCTATGAATATCTCTACTTCTACAGAAAACTGTGGGAGGACGAGCGCCACAGACAGGAGCTTGAGATCGACCAGCTACGGGAGATACTCGATAGGATCTGA
- a CDS encoding protein containing DUF86, whose amino-acid sequence MEFCIENVFDICAIINTDLELGVPRDDEDIIVNLVKNEILSEETIEKLKGMRVLET is encoded by the coding sequence ATGGAATTTTGTATTGAAAACGTCTTTGATATCTGTGCAATCATCAACACAGACCTTGAGCTTGGAGTTCCGCGTGACGATGAGGACATCATAGTGAATCTGGTAAAGAACGAGATACTTAGTGAGGAGACGATAGAGAAGCTGAAAGGCATGAGGGTTTTAGAAACATAG
- a CDS encoding DNA-binding protein: MRKEVKEWWKQALKDLDSAEKNLNIGEYYLTAFLCQQSVEKSLKALYIHKLKESPGPTHSLIFLGKEVGIPEEYHSTLRRLSPDFVITRYPDAAHTVPYELYDEEIAKERLERSMKVIEWIRKELMK, encoded by the coding sequence ATGCGAAAAGAAGTTAAAGAATGGTGGAAACAGGCATTGAAAGACCTGGATAGTGCTGAAAAAAACCTGAATATCGGGGAATATTATTTAACTGCTTTTCTATGTCAGCAGAGCGTTGAAAAGTCACTTAAAGCCCTGTATATACATAAATTAAAAGAATCGCCAGGTCCGACTCACTCTTTAATCTTTCTTGGCAAGGAAGTTGGCATTCCAGAAGAGTATCACAGCACGTTGAGACGATTATCTCCAGACTTCGTGATCACAAGATATCCAGATGCTGCTCACACTGTCCCCTATGAGTTATATGACGAAGAGATCGCAAAGGAGCGATTGGAGCGGTCAATGAAGGTGATAGAATGGATAAGAAAAGAACTGATGAAATAG
- a CDS encoding nucleotidyltransferase, with protein sequence MDKKRTDEIDQFLKQVEREFKPEHIILFGSRAGEDYLEQSDYDIIVVSEMFEGIHFLNRMTMLYELWDYDFDLDILAYTPDEFEEKKKEIGIVSEAVKEGIELAKT encoded by the coding sequence ATGGATAAGAAAAGAACTGATGAAATAGATCAATTTTTAAAGCAGGTTGAGAGGGAATTTAAACCTGAGCATATCATTCTCTTTGGAAGCAGGGCTGGAGAGGATTATTTGGAGCAGAGTGATTACGATATTATCGTTGTCAGTGAGATGTTTGAAGGTATCCATTTTTTAAACAGAATGACGATGCTCTATGAATTATGGGACTATGATTTCGACCTGGACATACTGGCATACACACCCGATGAATTCGAAGAGAAGAAAAAAGAGATCGGGATCGTGAGTGAGGCTGTGAAAGAGGGAATTGAACTGGCTAAAACATGA
- a CDS encoding protein containing DUF86 has translation MMEKERVRRYIDKIDHIKERSEDINRWMRETDTKENIDKKTRLAIYKAMQEIVEASTDILAMILKDEGKLPKDDYTNINILYEHGVIDKKLKETLKEANGLRNRLIHGYNGLNPEIAFVSIKKLLPHTETFIDVVTEWLKRALDR, from the coding sequence ATGATGGAGAAAGAGAGGGTTCGAAGATACATCGATAAAATAGATCACATAAAGGAGCGGAGTGAAGATATAAACAGATGGATGCGTGAAACCGATACAAAAGAAAATATCGATAAGAAAACAAGGCTTGCGATCTACAAAGCGATGCAGGAGATCGTGGAAGCTTCAACAGACATTCTTGCAATGATCTTAAAAGATGAGGGAAAACTCCCGAAGGATGATTACACCAATATCAACATCCTCTACGAGCATGGTGTGATCGACAAAAAGCTTAAAGAAACCCTGAAGGAGGCAAATGGGCTTAGAAACAGATTGATACACGGATACAATGGTTTAAACCCTGAAATTGCCTTTGTTTCGATCAAAAAACTCCTGCCTCACACGGAAACTTTCATCGATGTGGTGACGGAATGGCTGAAGAGAGCGCTGGATCGATAG
- a CDS encoding membrane protein containing Exosortase, EpsH, 8 transmembrane domain protein has product MDIQKSDNKIWPLGLIISTVVLYFGSFKWLLTSWLTLDAYSHGFLIPIISFFLIWQKRDILSGADDQKSPMLFILGLIIYVVGQFTGAIFLTTVSMIPFLLGLVLLFKGAQQMRVLIFPVCFLIFAIPLPDLDGIMLTLQGISTVLATGISHLLGVESSHDGCQILMNGAIFEVAPACSGFNSIVSLFTVVTLLAYLIPDPLTDKVILLIATLPLAIFTNGLRIAITLLVASNFGVEAGMRYFHDWGGITFFVIALVSIFILLEVLRWIRKISTKP; this is encoded by the coding sequence ATGGACATACAAAAGAGTGACAATAAAATATGGCCTCTGGGGCTTATAATCTCCACGGTGGTGTTATACTTTGGCTCATTCAAATGGCTCCTCACATCATGGCTCACCCTTGATGCTTACAGTCATGGATTTCTGATCCCGATCATATCCTTCTTTCTTATCTGGCAGAAGCGAGATATTTTATCTGGAGCTGATGATCAGAAAAGCCCGATGCTATTTATCCTTGGCCTTATAATCTACGTTGTGGGACAGTTTACGGGTGCGATCTTTCTCACCACCGTATCAATGATACCTTTTCTTCTCGGTCTCGTTCTCCTGTTTAAAGGTGCTCAGCAAATGCGTGTGCTTATATTTCCAGTCTGTTTTTTGATATTTGCGATCCCCTTGCCAGACCTTGATGGGATAATGCTCACCCTCCAGGGTATATCAACCGTGCTTGCAACAGGCATCTCTCACCTTCTTGGGGTTGAATCAAGCCATGACGGCTGCCAGATCTTGATGAACGGGGCAATATTTGAGGTTGCACCTGCATGCAGCGGCTTTAATTCGATCGTATCACTCTTTACTGTGGTCACCCTCCTGGCATATCTCATCCCTGATCCACTCACAGATAAGGTTATTTTGTTAATAGCAACCCTTCCTCTTGCAATATTCACCAACGGATTGAGGATTGCGATAACACTTCTTGTAGCGTCAAACTTCGGGGTTGAAGCAGGGATGAGATACTTCCATGACTGGGGTGGCATAACATTCTTTGTGATCGCACTTGTATCGATATTCATACTCCTGGAGGTGTTGAGATGGATAAGAAAGATCAGTACAAAGCCGTAG
- a CDS encoding EpsI family protein — MIITILLSPPEVLLQRGVMVDTTPTYTSAEKSWVKTQMELGNNEAIESLPMNINEWKGYRIDIKESVIEALKPDMIMERAYYGADNPTPVWLLIIRAENTSAFHDPKVCYRGAGWSVVNETQIAIRLNGSRWIADASTTRSSDAEIVVNKLLLEKEGRYRLIMYFYLKELIFASSPGKITIVRAETTVEDLDDASRQLENFFSEILPYLFIPVSGGGDVVAVLLYRNYGVIGALMMSLLLLFPLVYLIRLVMQSRIR; from the coding sequence ATGATTATAACGATTCTCCTATCTCCACCAGAGGTCTTACTCCAGCGTGGGGTGATGGTTGATACCACGCCCACCTATACATCGGCTGAGAAATCATGGGTTAAGACACAGATGGAACTTGGGAATAATGAGGCGATCGAGTCGCTGCCGATGAATATAAATGAGTGGAAGGGTTACAGGATCGATATCAAGGAGAGCGTGATCGAAGCACTCAAACCCGATATGATCATGGAGCGTGCATATTATGGAGCAGATAATCCAACCCCGGTATGGCTTCTCATCATACGGGCTGAGAACACCTCTGCGTTTCATGATCCAAAGGTCTGCTATCGAGGGGCTGGCTGGAGTGTTGTCAACGAGACGCAGATCGCAATTAGGCTGAATGGATCAAGATGGATTGCTGATGCATCTACCACCCGGAGCAGCGATGCTGAAATTGTGGTGAACAAGCTTTTACTTGAGAAGGAGGGCAGGTACAGGCTTATCATGTACTTCTACCTCAAGGAACTTATATTTGCAAGCTCACCCGGGAAGATCACGATCGTGAGAGCCGAGACAACGGTTGAGGATCTCGATGATGCCAGCAGGCAGCTTGAGAACTTCTTCAGTGAGATACTTCCATATCTGTTCATACCAGTTTCAGGCGGAGGAGATGTGGTGGCAGTGCTGCTATATCGAAATTATGGCGTAATCGGTGCTTTAATGATGTCATTATTGCTTCTCTTCCCACTTGTTTATCTCATCAGGCTGGTTATGCAAAGCAGAATTCGATAG
- a CDS encoding membrane protein containing PEP-CTERM bacterial domain protein produces the protein MKMIRMALVGVLLMMLVMPAVATDITIYMDIGNGWEVAENSHQYQVDANTECRFKANYSGWGSGTMYVFNVTNSSAWIGGESGTSSTDTWETGVVTYTISLDETVFVEAAAANFAKKKISVTASTVTGVPEPTTLALTALGMLGVLGFVRRRREE, from the coding sequence ATGAAGATGATTAGAATGGCACTGGTTGGAGTGCTTCTGATGATGCTGGTTATGCCGGCGGTGGCAACGGATATAACCATTTATATGGATATAGGAAATGGCTGGGAGGTTGCAGAGAACAGTCACCAATATCAAGTTGATGCAAACACAGAATGCCGGTTCAAGGCAAACTATTCCGGTTGGGGTAGTGGTACTATGTATGTGTTTAATGTGACAAATAGTAGCGCATGGATAGGTGGGGAAAGTGGTACCAGTAGCACTGACACATGGGAGACTGGAGTTGTAACTTATACAATCTCGCTTGATGAGACGGTCTTTGTGGAGGCAGCAGCGGCTAATTTTGCGAAAAAAAAGATTAGCGTTACCGCAAGTACAGTTACGGGCGTCCCAGAACCCACCACCCTCGCTCTGACAGCCCTTGGCATGCTGGGCGTTCTTGGATTTGTCAGAAGGAGAAGAGAGGAGTAG
- a CDS encoding Uncharacterized conserved protein UCP018671, with protein MRSGYLNDLMLVIIFTLLSIPFILFPPLNETPIRIILGLPLILFFPGYALIAALFPAKGDLDPIERVALSFGLSIAVVPLIGLVLNYTPFGIRLMPILISLSGFTILLSIAATFRIKKLTAEERFSIEFVSNFRALKASFETEKRLDRILSVILILSIIAAIVMTIYVIVTPKEGEHFTEFYILGPNGTADEYPTDLMPGEEGMVIVGIVNHEYTNQTYRLEVKLNESLLHEESITLSHNETWESPFSFKIEKRGDNQRLEFLLYNESNSTEPYRSLHLWVDVSD; from the coding sequence ATGCGATCAGGCTATTTGAACGATCTCATGCTTGTAATCATCTTCACACTCCTCTCCATCCCATTTATCTTATTCCCTCCTTTGAATGAGACACCGATAAGAATCATACTTGGACTCCCACTTATCCTCTTTTTTCCAGGATATGCTTTAATTGCCGCACTCTTCCCAGCAAAAGGCGATCTTGACCCGATAGAGCGTGTAGCGCTTAGTTTCGGTCTTAGTATTGCTGTTGTTCCGCTCATCGGACTTGTATTGAATTACACGCCGTTCGGGATCAGATTGATGCCGATACTCATCAGTTTATCAGGGTTCACGATATTATTATCCATCGCTGCAACTTTCCGCATAAAAAAGCTTACAGCAGAAGAGAGATTCTCAATCGAGTTTGTATCGAATTTCAGGGCGTTGAAAGCGTCATTTGAGACAGAAAAGAGGCTTGATCGGATTTTAAGCGTCATTTTGATCCTCTCGATCATCGCTGCAATTGTTATGACCATATATGTGATCGTGACACCGAAGGAGGGTGAACATTTCACGGAGTTTTACATACTCGGTCCAAACGGAACCGCGGATGAATATCCAACAGATCTTATGCCTGGCGAAGAGGGGATGGTTATCGTAGGGATTGTAAATCACGAATACACGAACCAAACATATCGGCTTGAGGTAAAACTCAATGAAAGCTTGCTCCATGAGGAGTCAATAACATTATCCCATAACGAAACGTGGGAGTCCCCTTTTTCTTTCAAAATTGAGAAACGCGGAGATAACCAGCGGCTGGAATTTCTGCTCTACAATGAAAGCAACAGTACTGAGCCGTACCGCTCCCTCCATCTCTGGGTGGATGTAAGTGATTGA
- a CDS encoding Nucleotidyltransferase domain protein — protein MPAKIEKAIERIKNTEGFEKVKFIILYGSSAAGQMRKDSDIDLCIYYDGSIEESSRFRFGVLSEVFDDTYDIQIFQLLPLYVRREVLKGEVLYCKDKQFLYEVALDTIRNFEAFKHRFYDYIGERAIT, from the coding sequence ATGCCTGCGAAAATAGAGAAGGCGATTGAAAGGATCAAAAACACAGAAGGGTTTGAAAAGGTAAAGTTCATCATCCTGTATGGGTCATCTGCAGCAGGGCAGATGAGGAAAGATTCAGATATAGACCTCTGCATATACTATGATGGGAGTATCGAAGAGTCTTCAAGGTTCAGGTTTGGAGTGCTCTCTGAGGTTTTTGATGACACCTACGACATCCAGATCTTTCAGCTTCTTCCGCTTTATGTGAGGAGGGAAGTCCTGAAGGGGGAGGTGCTATACTGCAAAGATAAGCAGTTTTTATACGAGGTAGCCCTCGATACAATAAGGAATTTTGAGGCGTTTAAGCACAGATTTTATGATTACATCGGAGAAAGAGCGATCACATGA
- a CDS encoding UDP-N-acetylglucosamine 2-epimerase: MCEGSGLDYLVLHTGQHYSYEMDRVFFQEIEMPDVKYKPREKIYNLYNAK, encoded by the coding sequence GTGTGTGAGGGCTCGGGGCTGGATTACCTTGTTCTGCATACAGGTCAGCATTATTCTTATGAGATGGACAGGGTGTTCTTTCAGGAGATTGAAATGCCTGATGTGAAGTATAAACCACGAGAGAAGATTTATAATTTATACAATGCAAAATAA